CCTCCATGTCGCTGAACGTCGCGGAGAGCGACGACTGGAGTTCTTGCTCGGTCTGCTGTATCTCCGAGGAGACGGCTTCGTTGCCGTCACCCAGTCGGGCTTCGAGTTTGTCGAACGCTTCGGCGACGAGCGTCTCGACGCTCGCCTCGTAGGTCGCCGCGAACGTTCCGGTCGGAACGCCAGCCTCCGCGTGTCGGCGTCCGAGGTCGGCCGCGTCCCCCGCGGCCGACTCGGGGTCTTCGAGTGCTTGTCCGAGGTGGACTGCCTGTGCCTGCTGGAGTTCTTCTGCGACTTCTGTCCCCCGATACGTTTCGGCGAGTTGCGAGCGCGTTACGGTTCCACCCGAGGAGACGGAGACCTCGCTGGTCTGGACGCCGCCGTCGAACGTTACGTCTCGACGCTCGTCTGCGTCACTGACGTTCCGGTCGTCGGCGTCACTGCCGCTCCGTGTCCCGGTTAATATTTTTCGTAGCCGGTCCCTAACCATTTCGCCCAGAAAGAGACACTACCCTCTTATAAAGTTTTACGCAAATTTCAGACGCGATAACTTGGGGGATTGCTTTCTAATTCCGGCCACCGAGTTTCGAAAGTGCCGAGAACGCGCGTTTCCGAACTTGTTCGTCGTCCGTTCTGTCGATTATCGAATCTAATCTGTCTCGCGCGCGTTCGCCGCCGACCTTGCCGAGCGCGAACGCCGCCTTCGCGCGCGCGGCCGAACTCGCTTCCGTGTCGTCCAACAGATCGAGTAGTGCGTCCTCGGCAGCCTCGCCCCCAATGTTCGTGATGCTCGTCGCCGCGAACTGCGAGGTCATCCCGTCCTCGTCGTCCAGTACACCGGCTAAGGCTTCGATTGCGGCCTCTCGATTGCGGTCGCCGGTCACGCGCCCGAGTAGCCACGCGGCGTTTCGCCGCTGGTGTGCCTGTCGCCCTTCGTCCAGAATTTCGACCAGCGAGTCCACGACGCTCTTGTGGTCGGTCGCGCTTAGTTTCTCGACCATCGTCTCCCGGAGTTTGTGGCTCTGTTGGCCCGGCGCGTTCGAGAGCAGTTCGATGAGCGAGAACACCGCCGCGCGCCGCACTGCTTCGATGTCGTCCGAGAGGAGTGAGATGAGTGCGTCCAGCGGCTTCGCGCTCCCGAAGTTCCCCAGCGAGTTCGCCGCGATTCGCCGCACGGTCTCGCTTTCGTCGTCCAGCAGGCCCAGAAGTGCCGACAGTGCTTCCTCACCCCCTATTCGGCCGAGCGAATCGGCCGCTTCGCGGCGCACCTCGACATTGCTGTCGGCTAACACTTTTTCGAGTGCAGACACCGCTCGCGGGTCGCCGATGCGACCCAGCGCGCGCGCCGCTCGCGCTCTCACTCGTGGGTCGGGGTCACCAAGTCGCTGGACGAGCGGTTTCGTGCCTGCTTGACTCCCGATGCGGCCCAACGCGTTGGCCGAGGCCATCCGGAGTTCGGCTTGCTCGTCGGTCAGCGACTCGGCGAACGCCTCCGCGCGTGCCCACTCGGCTCCGTCAGAGGAAATCTCTTTGTCGGAAATCTCTCGGATGAGTCGCTCGACGGCGTGGCGCTGGTCGAGAGCGTCTATAGCCGCGGCCCGCACGGCGTCGTTCTCGTCGGACTTGGCCGCCTTGACCAGCGGGTCCAGAACTAACTTGTCGGGGGCGTCGATGTCGCCGAGGATTTCGGCGGCGCGACGGCGGACTGCCTCGCTGTTACTCCTCGTGAGTAGCGAGGTAATCTCGTCGGCGTCGCCGGTCTTTTCGAGTTCGAACAGCGAAGTCACTGCTACTCAATCGAAGTGGCCGTAGAAAAAACGTTGTGGTCGCTCGAAAGTAGTCTACTGCGTTAGACCGTCACCGCGCTCTCTTGGGAGAGCGACTGCGGGACGTTTGCGCGGTAGATGGTGACTGCACCGTACTGGGTGGTGAGCTTGAGTTCGACTTCCTCGCCCTCGCCGAGGTATGAACCACTGATTGCCGTCGTGTTCAGGGTGACCTTGAAGCGGTCATCCTGTTCGTCGAGGACTGGCACCGAGTCGGACGGATCCTTGATTGCGTTGACCGCGAAGTACGGGGTACTGCCGACGAGGTTCGTCTCGGACGACTCGACAGTGATGCTGTCTGTCGTGTTGCTCGTCAGCGTCTTGGCCGTATTCGGACCAATCCACTCGATAGTCGCAGTCGAGAGGTTGATGTCGTCGGAACCAGAGCCGCGCATCACGGTGAGGTTGATGTAATCCACCTGCTCGTTGGCGACGTTACCGAAGCCGGAGACGACCTGCACGCGGTTGGACACCTGTGCGGACGACTCTTGACCGGTCTGCTCGGACTTCGTCTGCAGGAAGCCTGCAGTGTTGATGAGGACGCCAGCGGCAATTGCGGCGACCAGAACCATTGCGATGAAGACGATGAGGGTACCGATACCCACCTGACCTCTGTCAGTTAGACGTTCCTTGAGTTTCTCTTTCATGTTTTCGCTCCTGTCCGAGTGGCAACGTGTAGTTGGCTCGGACGCTATCTGGACCGAAACAAACCGTAGTAATAAATGTACGGACGCAATTATCACGTCTGATATCAGAGCTCGATATAACTACAGAACGATACGTACGCTCTGTGGGGTTAGGAAATCAGTTTCGTGGTATATCTATTCGTTCGACCTATCCATCGATGATACTGTACATCACGAACAGATAGCCGATGGTCGTGATGAGG
The sequence above is a segment of the Halorussus halophilus genome. Coding sequences within it:
- a CDS encoding HEAT repeat domain-containing protein — protein: MTSLFELEKTGDADEITSLLTRSNSEAVRRRAAEILGDIDAPDKLVLDPLVKAAKSDENDAVRAAAIDALDQRHAVERLIREISDKEISSDGAEWARAEAFAESLTDEQAELRMASANALGRIGSQAGTKPLVQRLGDPDPRVRARAARALGRIGDPRAVSALEKVLADSNVEVRREAADSLGRIGGEEALSALLGLLDDESETVRRIAANSLGNFGSAKPLDALISLLSDDIEAVRRAAVFSLIELLSNAPGQQSHKLRETMVEKLSATDHKSVVDSLVEILDEGRQAHQRRNAAWLLGRVTGDRNREAAIEALAGVLDDEDGMTSQFAATSITNIGGEAAEDALLDLLDDTEASSAARAKAAFALGKVGGERARDRLDSIIDRTDDEQVRKRAFSALSKLGGRN
- a CDS encoding archaellin/type IV pilin N-terminal domain-containing protein produces the protein MKEKLKERLTDRGQVGIGTLIVFIAMVLVAAIAAGVLINTAGFLQTKSEQTGQESSAQVSNRVQVVSGFGNVANEQVDYINLTVMRGSGSDDINLSTATIEWIGPNTAKTLTSNTTDSITVESSETNLVGSTPYFAVNAIKDPSDSVPVLDEQDDRFKVTLNTTAISGSYLGEGEEVELKLTTQYGAVTIYRANVPQSLSQESAVTV